One Plasmodium vivax chromosome 13, whole genome shotgun sequence genomic region harbors:
- a CDS encoding hypothetical protein, conserved (encoded by transcript PVX_084740A) encodes MNLLLLRRCQKFKPFETFKRSKCLINNALSNENLKWKTTNESYCEYILTPEEEAQLRQNHLRIIASSDINVDGNVMHEGVKNYKDNMITSTYYKKLNSNLNHIKSGNSLFGHYYVKILNSLMEKVRDVPLINYLYNNIVLRYRVNIHVFVSPLYERINNEKLFVKFQIKKNDVRQIMYFLCMHVWIYCAKLNTMNNRYLKILLWEIIWDYYRALLIKYKISEFSFNTYLINMQEYSLGFCIGLDECIGKEFYAGNICNLLFNHIYSEKDQFRNSRELMDLTVYCIRMYRFVRQLPEDNFTRARFTWPDVQ; translated from the coding sequence ATGAACCTGTTGCTCCTCCGGCGCTGCCAAAAGTTCAAACCCTTTGAGACATTCAAAAGGTCCAAATGCCTAATCAACAACGCGCTGAGTAACGAAAACTTAAAATGGAAGACCACAAACGAGTCGTACTGTGAGTACATACTCACGCCCGAGGAGGAAGCGCAACTAAGACAAAACCATTTGCGCATAATTGCAAGTAGCGACATAAATGTAGATGGGAATGTCATGCACGAAGGcgttaaaaattataaggaCAATATGATCACCTCTACATactacaaaaaattaaactccAATTTGAATCACATCAAAAGTGGCAACAGCCTCTTTGGCCACTATtatgtgaaaattttaaacagtCTGATGGAAAAGGTTCGGGATGTTCCCCTTATAAATTACCTGTACAACAATATCGTCTTACGGTACAGAGTAAACATCCACGTGTTTGTTTCTCCACTGTACGAAAGAATAAACAATGAAAAACTGTTTGtaaaatttcaaataaaaaaaaatgacgttCGACAAATCATGTACTTCTtatgtatgcacgtgtgGATTTACTGCGCCAAGTTAAACACGATGAACAATCggtatttaaaaattcttttgTGGGAAATCATATGGGACTATTACAGGGCATTACTCATCAAGTACAAAATTTCTGAGTTTTCCTTCAACACGTATTTGATTAATATGCAAGAATATTCCCTGGGGTTTTGCATAGGGTTGGACGAATGCATAGGGAAAGAGTTCTACGCGGGAAATATTTGCAACCTGCTTTTTAATCACATTTACAGCGAGAAAGACCAGTTTAGGAACTCCAGAGAGTTAATGGACTTGACCGTTTACTGCATACGCATGTACCGCTTTGTGCGCCAGTTGCCCGAGGACAACTTCACGCGCGCGAGGTTTACCTGGCCGGACGTGCAGTAG
- a CDS encoding glucose-6-phosphate isomerase, putative (encoded by transcript PVX_084735A) — protein MDVTGLKSYKELVSLSEEEKKVHLKEYLKDKARSEQLIKKFKNFYMDLSRQRYGPKTLSKLIEYAEEVKLKEKIEKTFKGEKMNMTENRSVLHTALRIPIEKINTHKIVVDGKNVLENVHDVLKKIEAYSDSIRNGTIKTCKNTKFKNLICIGIGGSYLGTEFVYEAMKYYHYNSVAGEKKKKKKEEEEKKMENEVCKTDAASNFNLNYDQDEMINVRFLANVDPNDINRAVHNIEQTDTLVVIISKTFTTAETMLNARSIKHWLSLKIKDDQELSKHMVAVSTNLKLTDEFGIVRENVFEFWDWVGGRFSVTSAVGILPLSIAFGYQNMRQFLNGCHDMDEHFLKTKFEENIPVLLALTSFYNNQFWDCKNVAILPYFQNLQKFAAHIQQLSMESNGKTVDRSNNLVSYNTCQVFFGEPGTNGQHSFYQLIHQGQMIPVELIGFKHSHFPLHFPSEKVSNHDELMTNFFAQADALAVGKSLEEVAHENEMNKKKMPPELLTHKVFQGNRPSTLLLFDELNFYTCGLLLSLYESRVVAEGYLLNVNSFDQWGVELGKVLAKEVRDYFHEVRSKKGPAAAHGFNESTKILLGYYLS, from the coding sequence ATGGACGTGACCGGGCTGAAGAGCTACAAAGAGCTGGTGAGCCTGagcgaggaggagaagaaggtgcACCTGAAGGAGTACCTGAAGGACAAAGCGAGGTCGGAGCAGCTGAtcaaaaagtttaaaaatttctacATGGACCTGTCTCGCCAAAGGTATGGACCGAAGACGCTCAGCAAGTTAATCGAGTACGCGGAGGAGGTAaagctgaaggaaaaaatcgaaaagaCATTTAagggcgaaaaaatgaacatgacAGAAAATAGGAGCGTCCTTCACACCGCCTTGAGAATTCcaatcgaaaaaataaatacacacaaAATTGTAGTGGATGGAAAAAACGTTCTAGAAAATGTGCATgatgtgttaaaaaaaattgaggcaTATTCGGATAGCATTCGAAACGGAACCATAAAGACTTGCAAAAATAcaaagtttaaaaatttaatctGTATAGGCATAGGGGGGTCCTACCTTGGCACGGAGTTCGTCTACGAGGCGATGAAGTACTACCACTACAACAGCGTggcgggggagaagaaaaagaagaagaaggaggaggaggaaaaaaaaatggaaaatgagGTGTGCAAAACGGACGCCGCAAGCAACTTCAACCTGAATTATGACCAAGACGAAATGATAAACGTCCGCTTTCTGGCCAACGTAGACCCAAACGATATCAACAGGGCTGTGCACAACATAGAACAGACGGACACTCTCGTTGTGATCATCTCGAAAACTTTTACGACAGCGGAGACGATGCTGAATGCGAGGTCTATTAAACACTGGCtaagtttaaaaataaaggatgACCAAGAATTGAGCAAACACATGGTTGCAGTCAGTACCAACCTAAAATTGACAGACGAGTTTGGCATAGTACGCGAAAATGTATTTGAATTTTGGGATTGGGTAGGAGGAAGATTCTCTGTAACAAGTGCAGTAGGTATTTTACCTCTCTCCATTGCCTTTGGCTATCAAAATATGAGGCAGTTCCTGAATGGCTGCCACGATATGGatgagcattttttaaaaacaaaatttgaagagaacATCCCTGTCCTTCTAGCACTCACCAGCTTTTATAACAACCAATTTTGggattgtaaaaatgtagccattttgccgtactttcaaaatttgcaaaaatttgctGCTCACATTCAGCAGCTCTCCATGGAGAGTAACGGGAAGACGGTAGACCGAAGTAACAACCTTGTAAGTTACAACACATGTCAGGTGTTTTTTGGAGAACCAGGGACCAACGGCCAGCACAGCTTCTACCAGTTAATACACCAGGGGCAGATGATTCCCGTAGAATTGATCGGCTTCAAACATTCCCACTTCCCTCTTCATTTCCCAAGTGAAAAAGTGAGCAATCATGATGAGCTCATGACTAACTTTTTCGCGCAGGCCGATGCCTTGGCCGTTGGGAAAAGCTTAGAGGAGGTAGCCCACGAgaacgaaatgaacaaaaagaagatgCCTCCAGAATTGCTAACCCATAAGGTCTTCCAAGGCAACCGACCTTCCACTCTGCTACTGTTTGACGAATTAAATTTCTACACGTGCGGCTTGCTGCTCTCTCTGTACGAATCCAGAGTCGTCGCCGAGGGGTACCTGCTCAACGTCAACAGCTTCGACCAGTGGGGCGTCGAGCTGGGCAAGGTCCTGGCCAAGGAGGTGCGCGACTACTTCCACGAGGTGCGCTCCAAGAAGGGCCCCGCCGCCGCCCACGGCTTCAACGAGTCCACCAAGATACTCCTGGGTTACTACCTCAGCTAG